A region of the Pleurocapsa minor HA4230-MV1 genome:
AGTCGGTAATGGATTCACAAGGACGTGTAGTCAACACTTGGGCAGACATCTTAAACAGAGCTAACCTAGGTTTTGAAGTAATGCACGAACGTAATGCACACAACTTCCCTCTTGACCTTGCTAGTGGTGACTCTGCTCCTGTAGCACTAACTGCTCCTGCTATCAACGGTTAATACCGAAACTTGAGACACAGGTAACAAGATAATCAATAGTTGAGCATAAAGCGTCTCTCTAGTTTAGAAGGGGCGCTTTATTTTTAAGACAGCAATGAGTCAATGAATCTAAACCTACCACCAAAATTCAACGAGAATAAATAATCATGTTTCTAACTTCCCTATTGTTAATCTGTTTAATAGCAGTCACAGTTATTACAGAACAAAAGCCTTCTATCGTTGAGCAAGAAGAATTAATTCCTATTCCTGTTCGCACAGATAAAACTAAAGGTTAAACGTCAAATAAATATCAAATAAAGCTTGATTGAGATTGTATTTCTCCAACATATACTGCATACTGCTTAAACACTTATGGCGATCGCTATAAGTGTTTAATTTTTTTAAATATTATCAGCTCAGATATAGGAGTTGGATCTGTTCATTTTTCTGACCAAATTATGGGAAAAATCGCAGGATCGGTATAGTCAGGGAGTCCATTGGCTTGTTTACGACATAAACTATCTAAAAAGTGATGGATTTGTTTGCCATTGTTCCAAAAGGTTTGATAGCGATTTTCACCATCTTGGACGTTCATTACTACTACCCTACGCATGATTTTACTGCGATTTTCATAGCTGCCATGAATCAAGGAGGAATGATGAAAACTAATTTGTCCTTTTTTGAGTATTATGGGAATTTTGTGAAATTCTTGTCCTTGCTGCTTAAATTCTCGCTCAATTTCTGCATGGTTATCATAGTTAAAACCTCGCATTTGATCGGTTTTTGACCATTTATGACTGCGATCGATCACTACTAAAGGGCCTTGTTCTTCGGTAACATCATGAAGAGGAATCCAAGCTGTTAGTAATTTATTAGAAGTGCAATTTGAATGATAAGAACAATCTGTATGCCAGCCAACTTTTGTCGTATTTGGCTGATTAGGTTCTTTACTGACTAATTGATCTTGGAAATATCTGACTGTATCGGTATTCATTAACCTAGCTGCGATCGCGCCAATGATTGGTTGTAAAGATAGTTGCCTAAAAGCTAGATTTTGGAAAGAAATATATTCATTGTTACGTACTGCTGAGCGATCTCCTGGCTGCCAATTTCTACAACCTGCGATCGGTATTTCCGCATCTTTGTTGCCACTATATAATTCTTCACTGGCAATAAATAAAGCATCAATCAAATCTTCGGCAAGGATTTTGGGGGTAACAAACCAACCATGTTCTTGGAAGAATTTAAGATCCTCTACTGATGGTAAAAGTTGCTGCTGCTTTTCATTAAGATGAAATTTTTTTAATTGTCTATTTTCGTTAGCAAATGATAACAATAAATTTAAAGTTTTATTAGTCATTAATTTTAAATTTTAGTTGTATAAATTAGCTGTACTATGTTAAAGACTATTGGCAGGCACAAGAACTTTTTCTTGCAAAGTAAACTTCAAGAACAGAAAGAAAGTTTTAAATTTAAATATTAATAACTAATCTCAATTGAGAGTAAATTTAATTTAAATTATTTAATCAGATATACAAAAAACTGTTTAAATTGACGCTTATTATTAATAATCAATATCAATAATAACATAAATGACACAATATTTTATTTTTCGGTTAAGCCAAAAATAGTTTAGGTTAGGCATTAATCGAATTTAGCTAGAAAAATTACAGTTAAAAGAATCTTCTTTGATTAATTCCAAATTAGCAAGATCAGAAGTATTTCAACAGTAACTATAGTAATTAGCTATTGTTGAAAATTTTATTAGTTACTGAACTTAGTTAGGTTACCTAAAATAACAATCCCACCAGGTAAAAGATGGTTATAACTCAATCAAGTTTTTTGCTATCAATTGCTTCTGCTCTGGCAAGTTCCACTTCGTGTAAATGCTCTGAAGCCCAATTGCAAAGGGTTTTAAGTGGTTTGACAAGTGTTTTTCCTAGGGGAGTCAAAGAATATTCCACCATTGGCGGTACAACTGGATAAACCTGGCGATGAATCAGTCCACTGTTTTCCAGATTGCGCAGGGTTTGAGTTAACATTTTTTGCGACACTCCCCCAATTTCACGGTGTAATTCGCCATATCTTCTGGTATTTCTCGACAGTGACAAAATAACTAATGCCGTCCACCCAATTAATTTTCAAATCCATATTCCATCAATAGTAGTAGTGTGGGCAATGCCCACGCTACTTAAATGAACCCAATATTTTAGCCTAGACGCGCTACTACTAAGTTTCTTATTACTTTTGAGAAGCTGATTATCTTTACGGTGCTGAAGCAACAGATCACCTTGTTGATTGACAATCAGAACAGCAGCTCCAGGAATAATTAAGGGACGATGCCCAACTAGTGAGCGAAGTTCTTGAACATAGCCCATTTGTAACTTACCTATTGTAATTTTGACTGAATCATCCTAACTTAACTTAACGCGATCGCTTTTTACGCTTAAAAGTCAACACGATCATTGAAAAATTTGCAGAATTATTATTAGGCTTTAGCGACTTCATTACCCTGATTTAGTAGCGCCCAACTCACAAAAACAATGGATAGAATTGCCAGTCCAGTTCTGAACCAATGCCAGTTTGACCAAATTACTATTTTTTCCGAGATGTCACCAAGATCCATAGTCTGACTCAAAAACTCTGCATTTGCACCAGCGAAGTAAATGGGAAAAGTAATTGTACAGATAAACAGAGAAATTAAGCCTAAAATTAACGGCAATCGGCTGCTAGGGGATGACTTCCATGCTGTCGCTAAGGCTACAATCAGCATTAATAATGACACCATATTTAAGGGAATCATGATAGTTGGAAATCGAAAAAAGTTCTCGTTCATCCATGATAAGAACATACTGGGTTGTGCTGCCTGCCAAAAGTTAACGACAGCAACAGCAATAAATAACAAAGCGCCTGAATACAAACTCAAGGCAATCAGTGTTAGCACTTGAAAGATGGTCGAAATCTTCGTCATAATAACTCCTCTTAATTTGCTTTGCTTCCACTACATCAAAGCTCGCTGAGGCTCTGACAGGGTAACTTGGACAGTAATCTTACCGTCATTAAGCAACCAAGGACGAATAGTAAAAGTACGAGCGCCACTGCTATGCATAGGATCGGCCTGGGCAATACTTTGGGCTTCTTCGACTGAACTGGCTCTGTAGATCAACAAGCCATCTCCTTCAAAATATTGACCGTCATCCGTCCAAAGTGGCCCTGCGCCAAATAATACATTGCGGTTTTCTAATTCTCTTAAGTAGGCTCGATGCTCAACGAGATTTTGCTTGACAGAATCTAAGTTCTTGGCGATGGAAGTTACAACATAAAGCTGCATCCGTAGGGAATTACCTGAACTTTCGATAATTTTTTGGGCTTTAACGCGATCGCTCATTTTTCTTACTTTTAATATATTTGTAACTTTAGGCAATTTGTGGCAACACATCTTGAAACAAGATTTGTTGTAATTGCGCACCTTCGGATCGACTCCAATCTTGTGCTAATTCCGCCATCATTGTATTGGTTGCCGTTAGCACTACGCCTTCGCGCTCCATGCGTCGTCTCGACATTTCTTCTGAAAGCTCAAAAGGTGATCCTGACGCATCCATTACAGCTTGAACTTGATAGCCCTCTTGGCACGCACTGATTGCAGGGAAAACTAAACAAACATCGGTAGTCACTCCCGCCATAATCAAATTTTTGCGTCTTGTGGCTTCAACGGCTGCTTTGAAGTTTGGATCATTCCAAGCGTTGACAATACCTGCGCGTTTGATGCGAGTTTCAAAAGCTGCTGGCAGAATCTCAGCTAATTCTGGTAAGAGCGCACCCTGAATATTTTCTTCTTGACTACTAGTAAGAATCACGGGAATGTTGAGAATTTTCGCTGTCTTTGCCAGAGCTAGAGTATTTCGTTTAACCACTTCTAGAGGTATGTTGTGGATCAATTTCATTGTGCCAATCTGGTGATCGATTAATAACAATGCTGAGTTTTCCGCTGTGAAGATACTACTCATTTCCTTCTCCTATCGGTTTTGTATTTTGTGTTTTGCAAATGATTGAATGTTTTGATTATCGATTCTTAACAGTTAAAAGCGCAAGTACGTACATAAAAATGCTATACATACATATTTGTATGTATAAACTTCCCAGCTATGACTATCAAAGGCTCAAATAATGTTTTAGATTCACATCCTTATCTGCGTCAGACTCTCGATTTGGTCGCGGATAAGTGGGTTGTTGCAGCTTTGTATATTCTTTCTCACGGGACAAAACGTTATGGAGAAATGCAAAGGGAAATCGGCAATATCTCACAGCGAATGCTGACTCGGACACTGAGAGATTTGGAACGAAATGGGCTAGTGCATCGCCAGGTATATCCTGTTGTACCGCCAATGGTGGAGTATTCTTTGACTCCGCTGGGTGAAACGCTCAATGAAGTATTGAAAGCTCTTTGTGATTGGTCAACGGATAATTTTCAGCAAGTGGAAACTGCAAGAGCAATTTATGATGAGGCAAAAAAGCAATGAAGTTATGGTGAAGCGATCGCATTTTCCTATAGTAACTACTTGACTTGACCAAAACGGCGATTCAATTTTTCCTACTTTCTCATTCTTGACGATACATTCGGCGATTTTGGCTAGTATATAATGCCTTTCATTTGTCTATATTTAGGTAATACCACATATTTCTTAATTCATGCTTTTGTTTGCCTTGGCACAAAGATCATGATATACGTAGTGAATTATGTTTAACCTAACATTTTCCTGAGTCATTTTAACGAGTGCATAGTGATGAGATAATTCCAACATAAAATTTATGAAAGGTTGGCTGCACCAATGAAAAAAAAGCTTTTCCCAAAATTGACTGCTCTACTTTGCTTAACCGCTGTGCTATCAATGATTGGTAGTGATCGATTAGAAGAACAGTTCAACCGCTCTAGCTATTCTGCCCAGCAAGCTATTGACACTAGTTCTCAGTCAACTGTTCTTCCAAAAACTCGTAGCGTTTTCAATAATTCTAATCTGGCACTAAGACAATCGCTTCAAGATGTGCGTTATCTAGAACTTAGCGAATCAATTAAAAGTTTTTTAGCAACGCTTGACAAAACCCAACGCGCCGCTGTAGTTGTTCCCTTTGATAATCCCTTTCGCACCCGATCCTTTTGTTATGTACTCGCCCGATGTAAAGACGAGTTTGTCGGCTTAAAAATGTCAGCGCTCAATTCAACGCAAAAAATAGCGTTAAACAACCTGTTGATGAAAAGCTTTAGTGGTTCTGGCTATTCGAGAGCTATTCAAACAATGAATCGCGAATGGCTTGTCGAAGAGATGGAAAATGCCCATCGCGCTGATCCTAAGAAATATCCCACAGTGGGGAGTCCTTTGGTTCCTGAATGGACGCCACCGCCAAAGCGCGCTGCTCCTGATTACTATATCGCTTTCTTTGGGCAGCCTGCCTCCATGCACCCCTGGGGGCTACGCTTTGAAGGTCATCATCTTAGTTTGAATCTGACTTTTGGGGGTGAAGGTTCGCAGCATAAGGTAGGGACTTCACCAATGTTTTTTGGTTCTAGTCCAATGATCGTTCCAGCAAGTCCAAAAACAGCAGAAGGGCAGACTGCCTATCCTCGATGGTACCAGGAAGAAGGTCAGCAATCGCTCAATCGCGAAGCTTGGCTAGCCCGTTCATTCTTAAATGCTTTAGATGCTTCAACTCTCAAGCCTGGCAAGTGGTCAGCGTTGCCCGATGTTGTTTTAGCTGGCGGTACAGATGTTCCGCTAGACGCCTCAAGTTATCTAAAGAATGAGAAGGTGGGCATCGCCGTTGCCAATTTAAGTCCTCTGCAACAAGACTTACTTTATGAATTTGCCCTGGAGTTTTTACAATTACAGGCAAGCCAAAATATCAATATAGATGACTTTAAGGCCAACTTAGCTAACTCACGCGTTTGGTGGTTTGGTAATAAGAAAGATGATCGAGCGGCTCTTTATTTTCGTATTCAGAGCGATCGCTATTTGATTGAGCTGTTACAGTCAGACACTTTTGGCGTCTCCAGTGAAGTAGAATCCAACCACGTACATGCCTCATTTAGAGACTTAACTAATGATTGGGATCATAACTCTTTAGGGGAGCATTTACGCCAGCATCACCATGACGAAGCACTTATTCGTTAAAACGTTAAGATTTCAAGATTGGGGTACCTCAGCCGAATGCAGAAAGCCAATCCTCTGATAACGCAAGTTCGGAGTTACAGTTTGTTTACGCAAAACCGAACATTTTTAGCTAGAAGACGATGAGCGATCGCATTTTTCTAGAGTAACTACTTGACTTGACCAAAACGGCGATCGCGCTGTTGAAAAGCGACTATAGCTCGATCAAACTGCTCATGATTAAAATCTGGCCAGAGAGTATCGGTCACATAGATTTCAGTGTAGGCTAGCTGCCACAGCATGAAGTTACTCAAGCGCATTTCCCCACTGGTACGAATCAAGAGATCGGGGTCGGGACTAGCAGCAGTATAGAGATGTTGAGAGATAATTTGGTCATTAATAGAGTCGGCAGATAGTTCACCCTGCTGGACTTTTTCAGCGATCGCTTTGCAGGCATGAATCATTTCGTGACGACTACCGTAGTTGATTGCCACATTAAAAAATACGCCTTGATTATTTTTTGTCCGCTCCATTGAGCGATACATTTCCTGTTGTAGGGAAGAGGGTAAAGGCGTTAAATCTCCAATAAAATTAATGCAGACTTCTTCTGCTTCCATCTCCTTTAATTCTTTCTGCAACAGCCTTTCAAATAAGCTCATCAAGAAGTTAACTTCTCCTGTGGGGCGACCCCAATTTTCCGTCGAAAAAGCATAAGCAGTTAAAGTTTTTACCCCTAGATCTTTACAGTAACGCAACATCTCCTTCAGGGCATTAGCACCCCTGCGATGTCCTTCAATGCGCGGTAAACCCCTTTGTGTTGCCCAGCGACCATTACCATCCATAATTACAGCAACGTGGTTCGGCAATTTAGCTTGGTTAGTTTGGTTAGTTTGGGTTAATAGATTAGTTACTAATTGAGCTGTCATAGAAATTATTTTAAGTTAAGGACGATTAAACTAAATAAGAAGTTGCTACTTAGAAAATGATTACTTTAGGCTGATTGTATTCAACACTATTGTTCCCGAAAAAATCTGGAGTCGCACAGCACGAGTGCAAATATTCTGGAGTTAATTGACTACTCCAATACCACATTCGTTTTAAAACCCAAATAAAAGTGTAAATCAATTCGCCTCGACATAAGACTGACCAAGATTGCCAATTTAAAATAGACATCATACGTTGAAACGTAGATTTGATCTCCGCTGGAGATTTAATTGTTGATTCATAGGATACAGGCAAGATAGTATGAATTTGGCTAAGAAGATAGCAAATTAACTGTTCTGTACCATCGGGATAGAGCCACATTCCCATTCCCCAGAATTTTGCCAGGTGATTAACTTCGTCCTGTAACAATTCACTCAAGACTTGTTGGGTTGTTCCTGTTGTGTGAGACATCAGCCACAGGTATAAACAGGCTGCACCATATTCTGTGATCACCCGATGTAAACCGTGTTGATATAAATCTTGGTAGGGATTTGTCCAGGCTTGATAGCTTTTGGCAGTTTGTACTTGAGGGGTAATTGATTCAGTTGCTAGCATTTGATAGAGCTTGGTTAAAGCTGGAGTGTGTTGACGCTCTTCTTTTTCCCACAAGCCTAATTCAATGATTGTGCCATCATCTGCGACTATTCCCCCCACTAACCGCGCCATACTGGGATGAATTGGTTCAAGATACTGTCTACTAGTTTGGGTATATTCTCTGATGGGTGCTTCCGTGTCCAACGCACCTTTAATAATCGACAAAAAAATATCCAATTCTAGACCAATAACTTGTTCTGGATGGATATCTTGCCAATTGATGTTAGACCATTTACGGGGTTGTGGATTGAGAAACTGCTGGGGTAAATCCTCTAGGCGATCGCCTAATTTTTGACAACTTAAATATCGCTCGATTAAATAATTAATCCTAACTTTGGTCTGAAAAAAATTAGGACGAAAACAAACTTCTCCCGCTAAATCGATTGCTGGTTGATACATAGACTTATTGCTGACTATTTCCTCAAAAACTCTGTTTTACTTACTTGAAATTTAGCTTAAGTAAATTCCCGTAGTTTGTCTGTCGGAAAAAGTCGGGAGTTGTGAGGCGGAAAAAGTCGGCAAGTCAAAATTTATTGTAATACTCAATAATTTTATTGGAATACTCATTATTTTATAGTTGTCATAAATCTTTACTACAAATAATTAATATTTTTGAGGTTTGATTGAAGATCCTCACAAATTCTTCAAATTTAAAAACTATTATTTAGATCAGATTGAAGCGAGGAAAAATTATGCCGCCTAATTACTAGCCCAAAATTGACTCAACAGACTTATAAGATACTCTGTTATTACTTCAATTCTACTTATAATCTAGTATTTTCATAATTAAATATCAAATAAATATCAAATACACTTAATACTTTTGTAAAAAACTTGGTTTAAATAATTATGGAAAACTCAAATAGCTGTCCTTGTTGCTCCACACCATTACTACATCATTTTGGTAATAATCGCGAGTATTGGTTCTGCCGACACTGCTGGGCAGAAATGCCAAATGTAGAAATGCTCAAAGACACAAAACATCAGTCAGCTTTCAAAATTATTAATTTATCAACTAGCTTTTCTAGATTGAAAAAACCTGTCTTAGCAAGTTAGCAATTATTCATGTTTAAAATCCTGGAGGAAAAGCTAAGTTCATGCATAGAACTATCAATGAATCACAAATTGAAAGACATCAACAGCAGCAAAATCGTTTAAATTCTAAGCTAAATGAACGATTAGAATATTCAGATGTCTACTTCAACCGAGATTCCCAAGGATTTTTTAAACATCTGTCTGTTTGCGATCAAAAACAATTACTAGAAAGGCTAAAATTAATCTACTCTCAAATTCTCTTTGATTATTTTTCTCCTGAAAACAATACGAATAGTTTAATAGATCGTTTTGTAGAAGAAGCTTTCTTTGTCAACTTACCAATGAATAAAGTTGTCGAGATTCACCTAGAATTAATTGAAAACTTAGAACGCCAACTAAGATTTGAAGGACTGCATATTGACTATCTTAGTGACTTTCGCCTCACTCTAATTGATGTCATTGCTCATTTAGGCGAAATGTATCGTAGTGTAATTTGTGAAAAATGTTTACAAGATTGATTTTAAATTACTGAGAGAAATTTAGTATTTTTGTCTTCACAAATTCTTCAAACTTTATTGCTAACCTATCAATACCAAAGCAAAATTAATTTGATAAATTACTTAGATTAAGAGTAGGAGATGAGTGTAATGGAAGAAGCTAGTAAAACTTGGTGTCCAGCGATTGAGTTGAATGAGACTGAAAAAGATTTAATTCTCAAGGCAGAAATCCCTGGGGTTGAAATCAAACACCTAAACATCAGCGCCGATCCAGAATTAATTTCAATTTCGGGACTTCATAACCATCACAAGTCCTCAACTGAACAAGAATTAATTCCTTCTCAACTTCACTATGGGCAGCTTGACTGTAGTGTTCCCCTGCCAAAATCAGTTCAAGTAAACTACGTTAGAGCTGAATTGATTGATGGAGTTTTAACGATCACTATGCCGAAAGTAAATACAGCCAACTTTGTCAGAAGCTAGCACATAGCAATCAGATCGCCTCATCTGATCGCCATGAATAGTGAGGAAGTTGTGAACTTCAGAAGTCTGAGGTCTAAACGATGAAAGTACATGATAGATCATTTAATTTAACACCAATACTAATAGGATTTTCTCTGTTATTAATTGGAGTAGCTCAAATTACTGTTCTGCGGGCGTTGACCAAAGTAATTCTGCCAACTTCAATCAAATCACCTGCTGTAGAGGAAATACAAGCAGCAAAGTTTAGTCCTCAGATGTATCGATTAGAAATAGTCGATAATCATATTCGCTTGATCCCAGAAACCATTCAAACTCGTGTGGCTTCTCCTGAGATTGCCCTCAAGCAAGCACTGGAAAAATTATTAGCTCAGTCTCCAACTTTCGATCCTACTACGACAATTCCTCAGCAAACACGGTTACTCAATTTACATACCAACAAACAAGGTATATATGTAGATTTATCTCCAGAATTTGCTCAAGGTGGCGGTAGTAGTTCGATGATTTATCGAGTAGCTCAAATTCTTTACACTGCTACCAGCATCAATCCTCAAGCACCAGTGTTTTTGTCTATTGCGGGAAAACCCCTCAACGATAACTATCCTTTAGGAGGAGAAGGATTGATTTTAGAATATCC
Encoded here:
- a CDS encoding photosystem II q(b) protein, whose translation is SVMDSQGRVVNTWADILNRANLGFEVMHERNAHNFPLDLASGDSAPVALTAPAING
- a CDS encoding phytanoyl-CoA dioxygenase family protein is translated as MTNKTLNLLLSFANENRQLKKFHLNEKQQQLLPSVEDLKFFQEHGWFVTPKILAEDLIDALFIASEELYSGNKDAEIPIAGCRNWQPGDRSAVRNNEYISFQNLAFRQLSLQPIIGAIAARLMNTDTVRYFQDQLVSKEPNQPNTTKVGWHTDCSYHSNCTSNKLLTAWIPLHDVTEEQGPLVVIDRSHKWSKTDQMRGFNYDNHAEIEREFKQQGQEFHKIPIILKKGQISFHHSSLIHGSYENRSKIMRRVVVMNVQDGENRYQTFWNNGKQIHHFLDSLCRKQANGLPDYTDPAIFPIIWSEK
- a CDS encoding helix-turn-helix transcriptional regulator is translated as MGWTALVILSLSRNTRRYGELHREIGGVSQKMLTQTLRNLENSGLIHRQVYPVVPPMVEYSLTPLGKTLVKPLKTLCNWASEHLHEVELARAEAIDSKKLD
- a CDS encoding isochorismatase family protein, coding for MSSIFTAENSALLLIDHQIGTMKLIHNIPLEVVKRNTLALAKTAKILNIPVILTSSQEENIQGALLPELAEILPAAFETRIKRAGIVNAWNDPNFKAAVEATRRKNLIMAGVTTDVCLVFPAISACQEGYQVQAVMDASGSPFELSEEMSRRRMEREGVVLTATNTMMAELAQDWSRSEGAQLQQILFQDVLPQIA
- a CDS encoding helix-turn-helix transcriptional regulator → MTIKGSNNVLDSHPYLRQTLDLVADKWVVAALYILSHGTKRYGEMQREIGNISQRMLTRTLRDLERNGLVHRQVYPVVPPMVEYSLTPLGETLNEVLKALCDWSTDNFQQVETARAIYDEAKKQ
- a CDS encoding DUF3500 domain-containing protein — protein: MIGSDRLEEQFNRSSYSAQQAIDTSSQSTVLPKTRSVFNNSNLALRQSLQDVRYLELSESIKSFLATLDKTQRAAVVVPFDNPFRTRSFCYVLARCKDEFVGLKMSALNSTQKIALNNLLMKSFSGSGYSRAIQTMNREWLVEEMENAHRADPKKYPTVGSPLVPEWTPPPKRAAPDYYIAFFGQPASMHPWGLRFEGHHLSLNLTFGGEGSQHKVGTSPMFFGSSPMIVPASPKTAEGQTAYPRWYQEEGQQSLNREAWLARSFLNALDASTLKPGKWSALPDVVLAGGTDVPLDASSYLKNEKVGIAVANLSPLQQDLLYEFALEFLQLQASQNINIDDFKANLANSRVWWFGNKKDDRAALYFRIQSDRYLIELLQSDTFGVSSEVESNHVHASFRDLTNDWDHNSLGEHLRQHHHDEALIR
- a CDS encoding isoprenyl transferase → MTAQLVTNLLTQTNQTNQAKLPNHVAVIMDGNGRWATQRGLPRIEGHRRGANALKEMLRYCKDLGVKTLTAYAFSTENWGRPTGEVNFLMSLFERLLQKELKEMEAEEVCINFIGDLTPLPSSLQQEMYRSMERTKNNQGVFFNVAINYGSRHEMIHACKAIAEKVQQGELSADSINDQIISQHLYTAASPDPDLLIRTSGEMRLSNFMLWQLAYTEIYVTDTLWPDFNHEQFDRAIVAFQQRDRRFGQVK
- a CDS encoding ferritin-like domain-containing protein, yielding MYQPAIDLAGEVCFRPNFFQTKVRINYLIERYLSCQKLGDRLEDLPQQFLNPQPRKWSNINWQDIHPEQVIGLELDIFLSIIKGALDTEAPIREYTQTSRQYLEPIHPSMARLVGGIVADDGTIIELGLWEKEERQHTPALTKLYQMLATESITPQVQTAKSYQAWTNPYQDLYQHGLHRVITEYGAACLYLWLMSHTTGTTQQVLSELLQDEVNHLAKFWGMGMWLYPDGTEQLICYLLSQIHTILPVSYESTIKSPAEIKSTFQRMMSILNWQSWSVLCRGELIYTFIWVLKRMWYWSSQLTPEYLHSCCATPDFFGNNSVEYNQPKVIIF
- a CDS encoding Hsp20/alpha crystallin family protein; this encodes MEEASKTWCPAIELNETEKDLILKAEIPGVEIKHLNISADPELISISGLHNHHKSSTEQELIPSQLHYGQLDCSVPLPKSVQVNYVRAELIDGVLTITMPKVNTANFVRS
- a CDS encoding GerMN domain-containing protein, translating into MKVHDRSFNLTPILIGFSLLLIGVAQITVLRALTKVILPTSIKSPAVEEIQAAKFSPQMYRLEIVDNHIRLIPETIQTRVASPEIALKQALEKLLAQSPTFDPTTTIPQQTRLLNLHTNKQGIYVDLSPEFAQGGGSSSMIYRVAQILYTATSINPQAPVFLSIAGKPLNDNYPLGGEGLILEYPLTRQQFKQDFLAE